A part of Ammoniphilus sp. CFH 90114 genomic DNA contains:
- the glmS gene encoding glutamine--fructose-6-phosphate transaminase (isomerizing), with product MCGIVGYIGNQDTKEILLRGLEKLEYRGYDSAGIAVMNHAGVHVFKEKGRIAALREIVDLNTNATIGIGHTRWATHGVPSQYNAHPHQSGSGRFTLVHNGVIENYELLKRDYLSDYNFKSDTDTEVIVQLIEHFVLVMGLNVEEAFTKTLSLLIGSYAIAMLDLENNNTIFVAKNKSPLLVGLGEEFNVVASDAMAMLQVTSEFVELMDKEVVIVTQDAITIKDLNGNLIQRNSFIAELDASDIEKGTYPHFMLKEIDEQPFVMRKIIQKYQDENGNLALDENIRQAMLDADRLYIIAAGTSYHAGLIGKQYIEKIAKVPVEVHIASEFGYNMPMLSEKPLFIFISQSGETADSRHVLVEVKKLGYKALTITNVPGSTLSREADYTLHLYAGPEIAVASTKAYTAQLAVLLLLAFATAEAKNIELNFDPFKEMAIAANAMEVVGNNKEEMEKIAREYLSTTRNAFFIGRTLDYYVCLEGALKLKEISYIQAEGFAGGELKHGPIALIEDGTPVICVSTSEFVNLSIRGNVKEVVARGANPCIITMEGLEHQGDRFVIPPVHEYMTPLVSVIPLQLISYYAALHRGCDVDKPRNLAKSVTVE from the coding sequence ATGTGCGGAATCGTTGGATATATTGGAAATCAAGATACAAAGGAAATTCTTCTTCGAGGACTAGAGAAATTAGAATATAGAGGTTATGACTCTGCAGGGATTGCAGTCATGAATCATGCTGGAGTCCATGTTTTTAAAGAAAAAGGACGTATTGCAGCACTTCGTGAAATTGTAGACCTTAACACCAATGCAACAATTGGAATTGGACATACACGCTGGGCAACTCATGGAGTGCCGAGTCAATATAATGCGCACCCTCACCAGAGTGGTTCCGGACGTTTTACACTGGTTCACAATGGTGTAATTGAGAACTATGAATTATTAAAGCGTGACTACCTGTCTGATTACAATTTTAAGAGTGATACGGATACAGAGGTCATTGTTCAGCTAATCGAGCATTTTGTTCTTGTCATGGGATTGAATGTGGAGGAAGCATTCACGAAGACTTTAAGCTTATTAATTGGCTCCTATGCGATAGCGATGCTCGATTTAGAGAACAACAATACGATCTTCGTTGCAAAGAATAAAAGTCCTCTTTTAGTAGGCCTTGGAGAAGAATTTAATGTAGTAGCAAGTGATGCTATGGCTATGCTGCAAGTGACAAGTGAGTTCGTTGAATTGATGGATAAGGAAGTCGTCATTGTGACTCAAGATGCCATCACGATCAAGGACCTTAATGGTAATCTAATCCAACGCAATTCCTTCATTGCTGAACTAGATGCGAGTGATATCGAAAAAGGCACCTACCCGCATTTCATGTTGAAGGAAATTGATGAGCAACCATTCGTAATGCGTAAGATCATCCAAAAGTATCAGGATGAGAACGGAAACTTAGCATTGGATGAGAACATTCGTCAAGCTATGTTGGATGCAGATCGCTTGTATATTATTGCAGCGGGTACCAGCTATCATGCAGGACTGATTGGTAAGCAATACATCGAAAAGATTGCTAAAGTTCCAGTTGAAGTCCATATTGCAAGTGAATTTGGGTATAACATGCCCATGCTAAGCGAGAAGCCATTATTCATCTTTATTTCTCAAAGTGGAGAAACGGCAGACAGTCGCCACGTGCTAGTAGAAGTGAAGAAGCTTGGCTACAAGGCATTAACGATTACCAATGTGCCAGGATCCACGCTTTCTCGTGAAGCTGATTATACTTTGCATTTATATGCTGGACCAGAAATTGCCGTAGCATCAACGAAAGCTTATACCGCACAATTAGCAGTGCTTTTACTGTTAGCATTCGCAACAGCAGAAGCCAAAAACATCGAGCTTAATTTTGATCCATTTAAAGAAATGGCGATCGCGGCTAATGCCATGGAAGTGGTCGGAAATAATAAAGAAGAAATGGAAAAGATCGCCCGTGAATATTTAAGCACCACACGCAATGCTTTCTTCATCGGAAGAACACTAGACTATTATGTATGTCTAGAAGGAGCGCTTAAGCTTAAGGAGATCTCTTACATTCAAGCCGAAGGCTTTGCAGGTGGGGAATTGAAGCATGGACCGATCGCCTTGATTGAAGATGGTACACCTGTAATATGTGTTTCCACTTCTGAGTTCGTAAACCTAAGTATTCGAGGCAATGTAAAAGAGGTTGTAGCGCGTGGGGCAAATCCATGTATCATTACGATGGAAGGATTAGAGCATCAGGGAGACCGCTTCGTGATCCCACCCGTTCATGAATACATGACTCCATTAGTATCCGTTATTCCATTGCAATTAATTTCTTATTATGCAGCATTACATCGCGGTTGTGATGTTGATAAGCCAAGAAACTTAGCGAAGTCAGTTACTGTGGAGTAA
- the glmM gene encoding phosphoglucosamine mutase, with product MGKYFGTDGVRGVANKELTPELAFKLGRCGGYVLTKDKKEKRPKVIIGRDTRISGHMLEGALVAGLLSIGVEVMRLGVISTPGVAFLTRALGADAGVMISASHNPVPDNGIKFFGGDGFKLSDEMELEIESLLDATEDQLPRPVGAQMGAVMDYREGGQKYISYLKTSVKNNFEGLKVVLDCANGAVSSIAPQLFCDLGADTILIANNPDGLNINEECGSTHPEKLQKAVLEHKADVGLSFDGDADRLIAVDEKGNLVDGDHIMYVLAEAMSKSLRLKQNTVVSTVMSNIGFYKAIETAGIQATQTKVGDRYVMEEMIKGGYNLGGEQSGHIIMLDYNTTGDGMLTGIQLLDVMVSERKPLSELASRMRKFPQILINVRVEDKSKLAGNERIEQAIRDIEEKLGNSGRVLVRPSGTEPIVRVMAEGPDEEVLQQYVDSIVEIVKTELS from the coding sequence ATGGGTAAATATTTTGGTACTGATGGAGTGAGGGGAGTTGCGAATAAGGAATTAACTCCTGAACTTGCTTTCAAGTTAGGCCGTTGCGGTGGATATGTGTTAACAAAAGATAAAAAGGAAAAGCGACCGAAGGTCATCATTGGACGCGATACACGAATTTCCGGTCATATGTTAGAAGGAGCCCTTGTGGCAGGGCTGTTATCGATCGGAGTTGAGGTTATGCGATTAGGCGTCATCTCTACTCCGGGAGTAGCTTTCTTAACAAGAGCGCTTGGAGCAGATGCAGGGGTCATGATCTCTGCTTCTCACAATCCAGTTCCTGATAATGGAATTAAGTTTTTCGGCGGTGACGGGTTTAAGCTTTCTGATGAGATGGAATTAGAAATTGAGTCTTTATTAGATGCGACTGAAGATCAACTTCCTCGTCCGGTGGGAGCACAGATGGGCGCTGTCATGGACTACCGTGAAGGCGGTCAGAAGTATATCTCTTATTTAAAGACCTCGGTGAAAAATAACTTTGAAGGGTTAAAGGTTGTTCTCGATTGTGCGAATGGAGCCGTTTCTTCTATTGCTCCACAGCTGTTCTGTGACTTAGGAGCGGACACGATCTTGATTGCCAATAACCCAGATGGGCTTAACATCAATGAAGAGTGTGGGTCCACTCATCCTGAGAAATTACAAAAAGCGGTACTCGAGCATAAAGCCGATGTAGGATTGTCCTTTGATGGGGATGCGGACCGATTGATTGCCGTCGATGAAAAAGGAAACCTCGTGGATGGAGACCATATCATGTATGTCCTAGCGGAAGCTATGTCGAAGTCTTTAAGACTAAAGCAAAATACCGTTGTATCCACTGTGATGAGCAACATCGGCTTCTATAAGGCCATTGAGACGGCAGGCATCCAAGCCACTCAAACCAAGGTTGGAGATCGCTACGTCATGGAAGAGATGATTAAGGGCGGATACAATCTCGGTGGTGAGCAATCGGGGCATATTATTATGCTTGATTATAACACCACAGGAGATGGCATGCTGACGGGGATTCAATTGCTAGATGTCATGGTTAGTGAGAGAAAGCCTCTTTCAGAGTTGGCAAGTCGAATGAGAAAGTTTCCACAAATCCTGATCAACGTCCGCGTAGAGGACAAATCGAAGCTAGCTGGCAATGAACGCATTGAGCAAGCGATCCGTGATATAGAAGAAAAGCTGGGGAATAGCGGTCGTGTGTTAGTACGTCCGTCTGGTACCGAGCCGATTGTACGCGTCATGGCGGAAGGCCCAGATGAAGAGGTTCTACAACAGTATGTAGATAGCATTGTGGAAATTGTAAAAACGGAATTGTCGTAA
- a CDS encoding YbbR-like domain-containing protein, protein MDRLLRNNNVVKIVALLLAISLWFVVNGGETSPSPQYKRPVETYRISEVSLTAKVDKTRHAIVKIPKSVTVELKGTPASMNQNINPTDYEVFVDLSQYNKGTWMVPVNYTGFPSDLSVRIIPEKVEVVLEEKQMVEKEVTPQFIGNITGGYSLGEAIVKPKKVHVNLPESKIKDIGQVQATINVDGANDLIEQTVPLRVLDKNGNPMDAEINPAVVEIRVPVTSPYKQLPVKLSYINDPPPGFSIDSIRLVTDRITVYGPLEIIDKMNFYPGPQIDLSTFTEGRFLQLKVPLLPNVVKTEPDFIELDIKVSKASERTFEAVPISITGLGEGLSATIVQPGEGTMNLTLAGSSEKVNEIGEEDVQLFVDVSNLPPGEHEVPVHMNLPTFVTAKEETQVLRATVRIEKAE, encoded by the coding sequence ATGGATAGACTGCTGCGTAATAACAATGTCGTTAAGATTGTAGCCTTACTCTTAGCGATTTCACTATGGTTTGTAGTGAATGGGGGAGAGACCAGCCCTTCCCCTCAATATAAGCGACCCGTTGAAACCTATAGGATTAGTGAGGTAAGCTTAACTGCGAAAGTAGATAAAACGAGACATGCTATTGTCAAGATACCAAAGTCGGTTACGGTAGAGCTAAAGGGCACACCTGCGTCCATGAATCAAAACATTAATCCGACCGACTATGAAGTATTTGTCGATCTTAGCCAGTACAATAAAGGCACTTGGATGGTGCCTGTCAATTATACGGGCTTCCCAAGTGATCTATCTGTTCGGATTATTCCAGAGAAGGTAGAAGTCGTCCTTGAAGAAAAGCAGATGGTAGAAAAAGAAGTGACCCCTCAATTTATCGGAAATATTACAGGGGGCTATTCGCTTGGAGAAGCGATTGTCAAGCCAAAGAAGGTTCATGTTAATTTGCCAGAGAGTAAAATCAAGGATATAGGGCAGGTTCAGGCCACCATCAATGTGGATGGGGCGAATGATTTAATCGAACAAACCGTTCCTTTACGCGTCTTGGACAAGAACGGAAACCCTATGGATGCTGAAATTAATCCAGCTGTAGTAGAGATTCGTGTTCCAGTTACAAGTCCATATAAGCAGTTGCCAGTGAAGTTGAGCTATATTAATGACCCGCCGCCAGGGTTCAGTATAGACAGTATTCGATTGGTTACAGACCGAATTACCGTCTATGGCCCGTTAGAGATCATTGATAAGATGAATTTCTATCCTGGCCCACAGATTGATCTTTCCACTTTTACAGAAGGTCGATTCTTGCAATTAAAGGTGCCTTTACTGCCAAACGTGGTGAAGACCGAACCGGATTTTATTGAATTAGACATTAAGGTTTCTAAAGCTTCCGAGAGGACTTTTGAAGCGGTACCGATTAGTATAACAGGACTAGGCGAAGGCCTAAGTGCAACGATTGTCCAACCAGGAGAAGGAACGATGAATTTAACTCTTGCAGGATCTTCGGAAAAAGTGAACGAGATTGGTGAGGAAGATGTTCAGCTGTTTGTGGATGTGAGCAATTTACCACCTGGTGAACACGAAGTTCCCGTGCATATGAACTTGCCAACCTTTGTGACTGCGAAGGAAGAAACCCAAGTATTACGTGCAACTGTACGAATTGAGAAAGCAGAATAA
- the cdaA gene encoding diadenylate cyclase CdaA: protein MGPLPDMLEYVSDAIDILLVTYLIYKLIIVLRGTRAIQLFKGIIVIVLTWLVSTYFGLRTLQWLMSQALNIGLLAILIIFQPELRRALEQLGRGRLFSRSHQQDDQIALRVVGETIKALQYMAKRRIGALIVIEKETGLTDYIETGIEIGGKVSSELLINIFIPNTPLHDGAVIVRKEMIMAAGCYLPLSENPMINKELGTRHRAAIGMSEVSDAIGLIVSEETGQISIARNSELNRDLTEDQLREYLLLELQPPVKTTGPLWQRRGKKSDG, encoded by the coding sequence ATGGGGCCACTACCCGATATGCTTGAGTATGTAAGTGATGCCATCGATATTCTCCTTGTCACCTATTTGATCTATAAATTGATTATCGTCCTTAGAGGTACAAGAGCCATCCAGCTGTTTAAAGGTATTATTGTTATTGTATTAACTTGGTTGGTAAGTACCTACTTTGGACTTCGTACCCTGCAATGGTTGATGTCACAAGCTCTTAATATCGGGCTTCTGGCCATCCTGATTATCTTTCAGCCGGAGCTGCGCCGAGCGTTAGAACAGCTTGGTCGAGGACGTTTGTTCTCTCGTTCCCATCAACAGGATGATCAAATTGCATTAAGGGTCGTCGGAGAGACGATCAAGGCTCTACAATATATGGCTAAGAGAAGAATCGGAGCATTGATTGTTATAGAGAAGGAGACGGGATTGACAGATTATATTGAGACAGGGATTGAGATTGGTGGGAAAGTCAGCTCAGAACTGTTGATCAATATCTTTATACCGAATACTCCTCTTCATGATGGAGCTGTCATCGTTCGCAAAGAGATGATCATGGCGGCAGGATGTTATCTTCCTTTATCAGAAAATCCGATGATCAATAAAGAATTAGGGACAAGGCATCGGGCGGCAATTGGAATGAGTGAAGTATCTGATGCAATCGGCTTAATCGTTTCGGAAGAAACAGGTCAAATATCGATTGCAAGAAACAGTGAACTGAATCGAGATCTTACCGAAGATCAACTTCGAGAATATCTGCTATTAGAGCTGCAACCTCCAGTGAAAACGACTGGCCCACTTTGGCAACGAAGGGGGAAGAAATCAGATGGATAG